TGGCGATGCGGAGAATAGCCAGCTCGCGCAGACGATCGCTGAGCTGCTGCTTCGAAAGGATGGTGCCACCCAGGCGCAGCAACGATCGCAGGTTGGTTTCAGCGTGGGCCATCATGTAGAAGATGTTCAGCGGTACCGCCAGGCCGGCGAGTGTTTCGCGCACACGCTCGGGTGCGGTGGTGGGATCGACGTACGGAAGTCGTGCCATAAGTCTCCTGTTTTCGCGCGCGATGCTGGCAGCCTGCGGGACCAAAGTCGAGAGCTGCATGGTCCCTTCTCCTACCTGCTGATCCTCTGGGTGTTGACGCAGGCGCCAGCCAGCTACGTTCTGGGACTGCGGCAGACCAGCCTCATCTTCGGAGTGCTGTTCGGCCGTTTCCTGCTGCAGGAGCGTGAGACCGGCTACCGTATTCTCGGAGCCGGGACCATCGCGGTCGGCGGCCTCCTCATCGCCACCGCCAAGTAGGCGAAACGATCCGTTTCAACCTGCGCCGCCTTCCCTTGCCCCGTTGTCCGGGATGGGCTATCTCCAAACTGTATGATGCTATTTGCTCGGGTTGCGGGTTCTGTTCTGTTGCTGCTTTTCGGCGCAGGCTGCGCGCATAAATTGGCTGCGCCAACGGCGACACCGACCGGTGACCAGGCGCCGGTGGGCCTGCGTAACTTCGAGGTGACGAACGTGGACGGGCACCGTGCGGTGCTCCTGCGGCTGTCACGTTGGCCGACGATGATCCGGCAGTCCAGCGCGAAGAACCCAGGGCAGATTATCGTTCAGGCCTGGGGGCCGGTGGGTGATGGTGATCTGCCCGAGCGCGTGCTGCCCCAGATAGACCTGCTCATCAGCGACGTTCGCGTCTCACGCCATGACGGAGCGCTCCATATCGTGCTCGATTTCAAAGCCGACGAGCCGCCGCCGTACAGTGTTCACGAGATGGCCGACTGGATCATGATTCGCTTGGGCGTGCCGGAGCAGGGGTAGAGAACCAGCCCGGATTGAGACAGCGATGAGGATGAACAAGCAGGGTACATCGCGGTGGCGGGTGGGAGCACGGCTCCTTCTCCTGACCCTGGGGGTGGTGCTGCCGTTCGTCGGTAAGGCCTCGGCACAGATCAGCAGCAATCAGATGCGCCAGCGGTACGACAAGAACACCAAAGGGGCCAGTATCGACGATTTCGTGAAACGGTTGAGAAGCGACGATCCGGCCGTGCGTTTGGAGGCGGTGAAATCACTCGGCGCGTCGAAGGACAACAAGGCAGTCGAATACCTCATGCAGGCCATGGGTGACTCGGACGTGCGGGTGCAGGTGAAGGCGATTGAGATGCTCGGTGACATGCGAGCCACCGACGCCACCCCAGTGCTGGTGCAGTACCTGTTTCTGCGCACCACCGATGGGAACATGAAACAGCTGATCTTGGCGTCGCTCGGAAAAATCGGCGACACGCGCGCGGCACGGCCGCTGATGGAGTTTTTGCAGCGCGATCTCGATCCGGCAACGCGGGGCACGGCGATCTTCGCGCTCGGAGAGATCGGCTCCCTCGAGTCGGTGGATACTTTGACGAATATCGCGCAGGCGGACAAGGACCAGACCGTGCGCCGTCTGGCGAGCGAAGCCAAGAGCAAAGTCGAGCAGCACCAAGCGGTGATCAAGAACCAGGTAAAGGGTCCGTCCGAGAACTTTCTCGAACCCAAAGGCCCGCCGCAAGCGCCGCAGTAGCTCGGCCCATCCGAGGTCTTTACTCCGGACGCGGGACCCGGTACTCAGCACAATTCAGAACGGCCCTGTGGTGGAATGGCAGACACGGCAGACTCAAAATCTGCTCCGCCTTGCG
The Candidatus Binatia bacterium DNA segment above includes these coding regions:
- a CDS encoding carboxymuconolactone decarboxylase family protein, producing MARLPYVDPTTAPERVRETLAGLAVPLNIFYMMAHAETNLRSLLRLGGTILSKQQLSDRLRELAILRIA
- a CDS encoding HEAT repeat domain-containing protein — protein: MGARLLLLTLGVVLPFVGKASAQISSNQMRQRYDKNTKGASIDDFVKRLRSDDPAVRLEAVKSLGASKDNKAVEYLMQAMGDSDVRVQVKAIEMLGDMRATDATPVLVQYLFLRTTDGNMKQLILASLGKIGDTRAARPLMEFLQRDLDPATRGTAIFALGEIGSLESVDTLTNIAQADKDQTVRRLASEAKSKVEQHQAVIKNQVKGPSENFLEPKGPPQAPQ